One stretch of Serinicoccus hydrothermalis DNA includes these proteins:
- a CDS encoding MBL fold metallo-hydrolase: MRLTVIGCSGSVPGPEGPASCYLVTAHDGRREWRLLLDLGPGALGPLQRHTDPLALDAVLLSHLHADHCLDLTGLHVLRRHGPAPATDELPVWGPPGVAQRMMRAHGVRGDEPMPGLAWGELADRALVRVGPFTLTPYAVRHPVPAFGLRVEAGGRVLAYTGDTDSCEALVPLLARADLALVEAGFGPDEDAPRGIHLTPQRAAEAVAAAGGVARLLLTHLPPWAERSAAAAAAEGVWSGVVDVAVASEIHKV; this comes from the coding sequence ATGAGGCTCACCGTCATCGGCTGCTCCGGCTCGGTGCCCGGCCCGGAGGGACCGGCCAGCTGCTACCTCGTCACGGCGCACGACGGGCGGCGGGAGTGGCGGCTGCTGCTCGACCTCGGCCCTGGCGCGCTCGGGCCGCTGCAGCGGCATACCGACCCCCTGGCCCTGGACGCGGTCCTGCTCTCCCACCTGCACGCGGACCACTGCCTCGACCTCACCGGGCTGCACGTGCTGCGCCGGCACGGCCCCGCGCCGGCCACGGACGAGCTGCCGGTCTGGGGTCCGCCGGGCGTGGCGCAGCGGATGATGCGGGCGCACGGCGTGCGCGGCGACGAGCCCATGCCGGGTCTGGCGTGGGGCGAGCTCGCCGACCGCGCCCTGGTGCGGGTCGGGCCGTTCACGCTCACGCCGTATGCCGTCCGTCACCCGGTGCCGGCCTTCGGCCTGCGGGTCGAGGCCGGCGGGCGCGTGCTCGCCTACACGGGGGACACCGACAGCTGCGAGGCGCTGGTGCCGCTGCTCGCCCGTGCGGACCTCGCCCTGGTCGAGGCGGGCTTCGGGCCGGACGAGGACGCGCCGCGCGGCATACACCTGACCCCGCAGCGCGCGGCCGAGGCCGTCGCCGCGGCGGGAGGCGTGGCACGCCTGCTGCTCACCCACCTGCCGCCGTGGGCGGAGCGGAGCGCGGCGGCCGCGGCGGCCGAGGGGGTGTGGTCGGGCGTCGTCGACGTGGCTGTGGCGAGTGAGATCCACAAGGTCTGA
- a CDS encoding hemolysin family protein produces the protein MNGLTVTLVTALLIVLSALFVIVEFALLGARRGRLESQAEHSASARAALRGMNELTVMLAGAQLGITACTFALGAVTKPALDYWLGPILADLGLPGWFAGGMSFALSLLFVTFLHLVVGEMAPKSWAIAHPERAARLVALPMRGFITVVRPLLVWVNTIANRLVSASGVTPVDRAAVGGQDAQTIRVLVEQSAAEGALESSYQEQISDALELEELTLAQVAPEQVDLAAVGSDASIGDVQQAAARTGHKRILMLDDDTTDPRVVHVRDTLLHPGDRPAETLARPALVLPAATPVYEALTTMRQSGEQLAVLRDDGRLVGLVSIADIMHRVLPLERSEA, from the coding sequence ATGAACGGACTGACCGTCACCCTCGTCACCGCGCTGCTCATCGTGCTCAGCGCGCTCTTCGTCATCGTCGAGTTCGCGCTGCTCGGGGCCCGCCGCGGCCGGCTGGAGAGCCAGGCCGAGCACTCCGCCTCGGCCCGCGCCGCGCTGCGCGGCATGAACGAGCTCACGGTCATGCTCGCCGGTGCGCAGCTCGGCATCACCGCGTGCACCTTCGCGCTCGGCGCGGTCACCAAGCCCGCGCTGGACTACTGGCTCGGGCCGATCCTCGCCGACCTCGGGCTGCCGGGCTGGTTCGCCGGGGGTATGTCCTTCGCCCTGTCCCTGCTCTTCGTCACCTTCCTGCACCTCGTCGTGGGGGAGATGGCGCCCAAGTCCTGGGCCATCGCGCACCCGGAGCGGGCGGCGCGCCTCGTCGCCCTGCCGATGCGCGGCTTCATCACGGTCGTCCGGCCGCTGCTCGTGTGGGTCAACACCATCGCCAACCGCCTCGTGTCGGCCAGCGGCGTCACGCCGGTCGACCGCGCCGCCGTCGGCGGGCAGGACGCCCAGACCATCCGCGTGCTGGTCGAGCAGTCGGCCGCCGAGGGTGCCCTGGAGAGCAGCTACCAGGAGCAGATCTCCGACGCCCTCGAGCTGGAGGAGCTCACCCTGGCCCAGGTCGCGCCGGAGCAGGTCGACCTCGCCGCCGTGGGCTCGGACGCCTCGATCGGCGACGTGCAGCAGGCCGCGGCGCGCACCGGTCACAAGCGCATCCTCATGCTCGACGACGACACCACCGACCCCCGGGTGGTGCACGTGCGGGACACGCTGCTGCACCCGGGCGACCGGCCCGCCGAGACGCTGGCCCGCCCGGCGCTGGTGCTGCCCGCCGCCACCCCGGTCTACGAGGCGCTCACCACGATGCGCCAGTCGGGGGAGCAGCTGGCCGTGCTGCGTGACGACGGACGGCTCGTCGGGCTGGTGAGCATCGCCGACATCATGCACCGCGTCCTGCCGCTGGAGCGCTCGGAGGCCTGA
- a CDS encoding hemolysin family protein encodes MTTAILLLLVGILAIALIIAANGYFVAQEFAYMSVDRLRLAAEAEGGDDAAERALRVTRRTSFMLSGAQLGITVTGLLVGYVAEPLVGRGLAVILGGTGVPEALSLTVGTVSALAIATVVQMIFGELYPKNLAIANSGPLARTLARSTLIYLAVFGWLIKVFDWSANALLRLVRIEPIHDLDTTATAEELERIVAESRDSGDLPAELSVLLDRILDFPDQDVEHAQVPRSRVDVISPDTPVEELRQLMAEGHTRYPVIDDQGQPVGVVNLVDLLRQPDAEHAGQIMREPLIVPTLMALPDAVSELSSSGQQLACVVDEYGGFAGVLTMEDLAEELLGEITDEHDDEVPEGIVAEDEHLWRTDGDVHVDELQRALGHDLPEGDYETVSGLVIAELGALPEVGQTVVVDLAEAPAEMVLEERVSRSVEIEVREIDRHVPSLLGVRLVERALAQDPEPEDDAEDGTDAATRTETDTDAATEEDQR; translated from the coding sequence GTGACCACCGCCATCCTGCTCCTGCTCGTCGGCATCCTCGCGATCGCCCTCATCATCGCGGCCAACGGCTACTTCGTGGCCCAGGAGTTCGCCTACATGTCGGTCGACCGGCTGCGGCTCGCGGCCGAGGCCGAAGGGGGTGACGACGCCGCCGAGCGAGCCCTGCGGGTGACCCGCCGCACGTCCTTCATGCTCTCCGGCGCCCAGCTCGGGATCACCGTGACCGGCCTGCTCGTCGGGTATGTCGCGGAGCCTCTCGTCGGGCGCGGCCTGGCGGTCATCCTCGGCGGCACCGGTGTGCCCGAGGCGCTCAGCCTCACCGTCGGCACGGTCTCTGCCCTGGCCATCGCCACGGTCGTCCAGATGATCTTCGGCGAGCTCTACCCGAAGAACCTCGCGATCGCCAACAGCGGCCCGCTCGCCCGGACGCTGGCCCGGTCCACCCTCATCTACCTCGCCGTCTTCGGCTGGCTCATCAAGGTCTTCGACTGGTCCGCCAACGCGCTGCTGCGCCTGGTGCGCATCGAGCCGATCCACGACCTCGACACCACCGCCACGGCCGAGGAGCTGGAGCGGATCGTCGCCGAGTCCCGGGACAGCGGCGACCTGCCGGCCGAGCTCTCGGTGCTGCTGGACCGGATCCTCGACTTCCCCGACCAGGACGTCGAGCACGCACAGGTGCCCCGCTCGCGGGTGGACGTCATCAGCCCCGACACCCCGGTCGAGGAGCTGCGCCAGCTCATGGCGGAGGGGCATACCCGCTATCCCGTCATCGACGACCAGGGTCAGCCCGTCGGCGTGGTCAACCTCGTCGACCTGCTGCGGCAGCCGGACGCCGAGCACGCCGGGCAGATCATGCGCGAGCCGCTCATCGTGCCCACCCTCATGGCGCTGCCGGACGCGGTCTCCGAGCTGAGCAGCTCGGGCCAGCAGCTGGCCTGCGTCGTGGACGAGTACGGCGGCTTCGCCGGGGTCCTCACGATGGAGGACCTGGCCGAGGAGCTGCTCGGCGAGATCACCGACGAGCACGACGACGAGGTGCCCGAGGGCATCGTCGCCGAGGACGAGCACCTCTGGCGGACCGACGGCGACGTCCACGTCGACGAGCTGCAGCGCGCGCTCGGCCACGACCTGCCCGAGGGCGACTACGAGACGGTCTCCGGCCTCGTCATCGCCGAGCTCGGCGCCCTGCCGGAGGTCGGCCAGACCGTCGTCGTCGACCTCGCCGAGGCGCCCGCCGAGATGGTGCTCGAGGAGCGCGTCAGTCGGTCGGTCGAGATCGAGGTGCGCGAGATCGACCGGCACGTGCCGAGCCTGCTGGGCGTCCGGCTGGTCGAGCGGGCCCTCGCGCAGGACCCGGAGCCGGAGGACGACGCAGAGGACGGGACCGACGCCGCGACCCGTACCGAGACCGATACCGACGCCGCGACCGAGGAGGACCAGCGATGA
- a CDS encoding inorganic phosphate transporter, with product MTQVDFRPVEKATRSTRGEVGRIGVAILFIVGVIVFTGAAFGDVEQAYLLIAAAVIGGYMALNIGANDVANNVGPAVGSMAMTMATAIGIAAVFEAAGAIIAGGDVVETVKSGIIDPDSIADPQVFVWVMLGSLLGAALWLNIATFMGAPVSTTHAIVGGVLGGGVASSGWAVVNWDVMGSIAMSWVISPLVGGLIAAGTLYLLKRTVLFHDRPVDSATRVVPLLIAVMAWAFATYLALKGLSNLVSISFPVALLGGLVIAVITYAVVRPMVIRAAPGLTQDTEGVNSLFTIPLICAAALLSFAHGANDVANAVGPLAGIVEVLDGGAAGGEAGIPLWVLVIGALGISVGLALFGPKLIRTVGSEITELDRSRAFCIALAAALTVIVASQLGLPVSSTHVALGGIFGVGFLREFLDDRMNRAIEKVLRAHRDDTDFAKVEGMLEAFREARPEDKRRMLDTLQEMGPEAVITAAQGKKLRKALKRQLVRRSHILKIASAWVITVPVAGLLSALFFFALRGMLLP from the coding sequence GTGACGCAGGTGGACTTCCGGCCCGTGGAGAAGGCCACCAGGAGCACCCGAGGCGAGGTGGGGCGGATCGGCGTCGCCATCCTCTTCATCGTCGGCGTCATCGTCTTCACCGGCGCGGCCTTCGGGGACGTGGAACAGGCATACCTGCTCATCGCGGCGGCCGTCATCGGCGGCTACATGGCCCTCAACATCGGGGCCAACGACGTCGCCAACAACGTCGGCCCGGCGGTCGGCTCGATGGCGATGACCATGGCCACCGCGATCGGCATCGCGGCGGTCTTCGAGGCGGCCGGAGCGATCATCGCCGGCGGCGACGTGGTCGAAACCGTGAAGAGCGGCATCATCGACCCGGACAGCATCGCCGACCCGCAGGTCTTCGTCTGGGTGATGCTGGGCTCGCTGCTGGGGGCGGCGCTGTGGCTCAACATCGCGACCTTCATGGGTGCGCCGGTGTCGACCACCCACGCGATCGTCGGCGGTGTGCTCGGCGGCGGCGTCGCCTCCTCCGGCTGGGCGGTCGTCAACTGGGACGTCATGGGCTCCATCGCGATGAGCTGGGTCATCTCGCCGCTGGTCGGTGGCCTCATCGCGGCCGGGACGCTCTACCTCCTCAAGCGCACCGTGCTCTTCCACGACCGGCCGGTGGACTCCGCGACCCGGGTGGTGCCCCTGCTCATCGCCGTCATGGCCTGGGCGTTCGCCACCTACCTCGCCCTCAAGGGGCTGTCCAACCTCGTCAGCATCTCCTTCCCGGTCGCGCTGCTCGGCGGCCTCGTCATCGCCGTCATCACGTATGCCGTCGTCCGACCGATGGTCATCCGCGCCGCGCCCGGTCTCACCCAGGACACCGAGGGGGTCAACAGCCTCTTCACCATCCCGCTCATCTGCGCCGCGGCGCTGCTCAGCTTCGCCCACGGCGCCAACGACGTCGCCAACGCGGTCGGCCCGCTCGCCGGCATCGTCGAGGTGCTCGACGGGGGAGCGGCCGGGGGCGAGGCGGGGATCCCCCTCTGGGTGCTCGTCATCGGCGCCCTGGGCATCTCGGTCGGCCTGGCCCTCTTCGGGCCGAAGCTCATCCGCACGGTCGGCAGCGAGATCACCGAGCTGGACCGGTCCCGGGCCTTCTGCATCGCGCTGGCGGCCGCGCTCACGGTGATCGTCGCGAGCCAGCTCGGGCTGCCGGTGAGCTCGACCCACGTCGCGCTCGGCGGGATCTTCGGCGTCGGCTTCCTCCGGGAGTTCCTCGACGACCGGATGAACCGGGCGATCGAGAAGGTGCTCCGGGCCCACCGCGACGACACCGACTTCGCCAAGGTCGAGGGGATGCTCGAGGCCTTCCGGGAGGCGCGGCCCGAGGACAAGCGGCGGATGCTGGACACGCTGCAGGAGATGGGCCCGGAGGCCGTCATCACCGCCGCGCAGGGCAAGAAGCTGCGCAAGGCGCTCAAGCGCCAGCTGGTCCGCCGCTCGCACATCCTCAAGATCGCCTCCGCCTGGGTCATCACCGTCCCGGTGGCGGGGTTGCTCTCCGCCCTGTTCTTCTTCGCGCTGCGCGGGATGCTGCTCCCCTGA